TAACTGTGATCGGGCTGAAAAGCGTTTACCGCGATTGGCTGCAGACCGCTCGAAGCAGTCTAAATTCTTACATTCCCAAGATTTGATACCTACCGCGGTGTAGGCATTCCCATTGACTTTGATACAGCCACATACAGGACAGGGATACAGTGTTTCGTCCAGCCGGTGTTTGTAGAAAACAAAAATATGTTCATAGCAGTTGATCGGATATTGATATAAAGGGTAAGGTCTGTTTCCGTTTTTATGCCGTTGGGTCTCAACTTCCCCCTTGTCCCATATAAAATCGTCTACAAACCTAAAACCATGTTTTTCAAATATCGTAGTGAAGTATGCCCCCAAAGGTATCCTGCGTTTTCCCCATACGGATTTAGTGTATAGGTTGTCGTTATCAAATATGTCGCCGACATTAAAAACGAAGGGACGGTGATTATCCAAAACCCGATAACATTCTTCGATAATACGAGACATATCTTCCAAATAGTGATCCAAAGTTTCCCACTGGGAATACTCTCTTGCGTTGTAATATGGCGGGGAAGTGACCATGAGTTGAACGCTTTCACTATCCATACCTTTTAGAAAATCAAGGCAATCCCCCCACAGCACTTTTGGAACACCAGGGTCGGAAAAAATAGACTCATTCAGAGACGGAGAAGCACCAGTATACTCGTTTTGGTATTCCTTCTTAACCAAGGCATAATAAGATTTTACATATTCGGCTATAGTGCGATCTCTGTCACCCCGAATATTCTCAAAGCAATCTACTTTAAATTTGTTCAGAAGGCTTTCACTAAACACGCGCCTCAGATATTTGTCGCTCACTTCAAATATCGTGCGTAGGTACGGATGTGGGGC
This region of Candidatus Poribacteria bacterium genomic DNA includes:
- a CDS encoding site-specific DNA-methyltransferase, whose amino-acid sequence is MELAENYTDNKFSRGASAPHPYLRTIFEVSDKYLRRVFSESLLNKFKVDCFENIRGDRDRTIAEYVKSYYALVKKEYQNEYTGASPSLNESIFSDPGVPKVLWGDCLDFLKGMDSESVQLMVTSPPYYNAREYSQWETLDHYLEDMSRIIEECYRVLDNHRPFVFNVGDIFDNDNLYTKSVWGKRRIPLGAYFTTIFEKHGFRFVDDFIWDKGEVETQRHKNGNRPYPLYQYPINCYEHIFVFYKHRLDETLYPCPVCGCIKVNGNAYTAVGIKSWECKNLDCFERSAANRGKRFSARSQLMNDLQQPDNLVCGDLLQRWRRDIVQFPPVIKTNSKGQNTLGHTAPFPSEIPQYATQVFTGVNDTVLDPFAGAFTTTIESFRQKRNSIGIELNRTMFRDAVLDRFSSTINIHPKELGNEWI